Proteins encoded in a region of the Vicia villosa cultivar HV-30 ecotype Madison, WI linkage group LG5, Vvil1.0, whole genome shotgun sequence genome:
- the LOC131606415 gene encoding uncharacterized protein LOC131606415 translates to MSLSKPLLQLLNCANKNQSSKTTNSRRCDTDDALGFLKAVKLAFKYDKKNYDRFIEVLRDFSAKRIQKNPLQISGLKAKVKSLFKGHVDLVSEFNKFMPKEHRITLPRDTGKNKKLGEICQLPWDVLDVISQKLDFEELFQFYGVCKNWRTFYKSNFLSSQEPFLVEISGYPRRGRPNCFISLPNKKVYNLKKMMRKMVSYSKLTRPMYVGYSSGYFIIKTNSTCLLINPFTRIKKVINSSPFFGFDITIDQLHGLLAFEKCSEEFVLLVLCKKHGSLYGYQSRNNGWVTYFRKGKREMIHDIMVLNNIIYAVTNKGRIGVVSLNSAIIKFRKLKNTPNIVTFSNLYLVNYDEQLLVVGLNPVRFGRLDRAVYKIDWLTMRYVELKSLGDIALFHVKGKCCKSLSNPNRWGYESNSVYEVDFHFNKYSVYNWDKEWDQKYMEFPRTRRDSLQSWLSEYDWCCNQKYEVDYSLVE, encoded by the exons ATGTCTCTTTCTAAACCCTTGCTGCAACTACTCAATTGTGCAAATAAAAATCAGAGTTCGAAAACAACG AACTCTAGAAGATGTGACACTGATGATGCATTAGGGTTTCTAAAGGCAGTAAAACTTGCATTTAAATATGACAAGAAAAACTATGATCGATTTATAGAAGTCCTAAGAGATTTCAGTGCTAAGAGAATTCAGAAGAACCCTCTTCAAATAAGTGGTCTCAAAGCAAAAGTCAAGAGCTTGTTTAAAGGACATGTAGATTTAGTTTCGGAATTCAACAAATTCATGCCAAAGGAACATCGAATCACACTTCCGCGTGACACTG GGAAAAATAAGAAGTTAGGAGAGATCTGTCAACTTCCTTGGGATGTGCTGGATGTCATTTCGCAAAAACTTGATTTTGAGGAGCTCTTTCAATTTTATGGTGTATGCAAGAATTGGAGGActttttataaatcaaatttcTTGTCATCTCAAGAACCATTTCTTGTTGAGATTTCGGGTTATCCTCGCAGGGGACGACCAAATTGCTTTATTAGCCTACCCAATAAAAAGGTTTATaacttgaagaagatgatgaggaaGATGGTGAGTTACTCCAAACTCACTCGCCCTATGTATGTTGGTTATTCTAGtggatattttattattaaaactaaTTCAACATGTCTCCTAATCAATCCATTTACAAGGATAAAGAAGGTAATCAATTCATCACCATTCTTTGGATTTGATATCACCATTGATCAGTTGCATGGCTTGCTTGCTTTTGAAAAATGCTCTGAGGAATTTGTGTTGTTGGTTTTATGCAAAAAGCATGGCAGTTTGTATGGCTATCAGTCTCGAAATAATGGTTGGGTTACTTATTTCAGAAAAGGAAAGCGAGAGATGATTCATGACATTATGGTTTTGAATAACATAATATATGCTGTGACTAACAAGGGCAGAATAGGTGTAGTCAGTTTAAATTCGGCAATTATTAAATTTCGAAAACTGAAGAATACTCCCAATATAGTCACCTTTTCAAACCTTTACTTGGTTAACTATGACGAGCAACTTTTAGTGGTTGGATTAAATCCTGTTAGATTTGGCAGGCTTGACAGGGCAGTTTACAAGATAGACTGGTTAACCATGAGGTATGTTGAATTGAAAAGCTTGGGGGACATTGCATTATTTCATGTTAAGGGAAAATGTTGTAAGTCATTGAGCAACCCAAATAGGTGGGGATATGAGAGTAACTCTGTGTATGAAGTTGactttcattttaacaaatatAGTGTGTATAATTGGGATAAAGAATGGGATCAAAAATATATGGAGTTTCCAAGGACAAGACGAGACTCATTGCAATCATGGCTGAGTGAATATGATTGGTGTTGTAATCAAAAATATGAAGTAGATTACTCTCTAGTTGAGTAA
- the LOC131606416 gene encoding DNA repair protein RAD51 homolog 3-like isoform X1 translates to MEIGMLPISASKRGKLLAAGYTTLLAISRTSTTHLARDIEVSENEASEILKFATKTRVLDGSSGSNTNIIDGGQTAWDMLNEERFSSLITTSCVDLDNILGGGISCKEVTEIGGVPGIGKTQIGIQLAVNVQIPLDYGGLGGKAIYIDTEGSFMVERVLQIAEACIEDMSEYSHHFHKDNQAYGVKMHPNSILENIFYFRVCSYTEQIALVNYLDKFVTEHKDVKIIIIDSVTFHFRQDFDDMALRTRLLGEMSLKLMKLARNFSLAVVMLNQVTIKHIEGSFQLTLALGDSWSHSCTNRIILYWNGDERHAYIDKSPSLKSASAPYSVTSRGIRNCNSTSNSKRIKTV, encoded by the exons atggAAATTGGTATGCTACCAATCTCTGCATCAAAGAGAGGAAAACTCTTAGCCGCCGGTTACACAACACTCCTCGCCATTTCTCGCACTTCCACCACTCACCTTGCTCGAG ATATAGAAGTTTCTGAGAATGAAGCTTCAGAGATTCTGAAATTTGCaactaaaactagggttttggatGGATCAAGTGGGAGTAACACTAATATTATTGATG GTGGTCAGACTGCTTGGGATATGCTCAATGAGGAGAGATTTTCTTCTCTCATTACCACTTCTTGTGTTGATCTAGATAACATACTTGGCGGAGGAATTAGTTGCAAAGAAGTTACTGAAATAG GTGGAGTCCCGGGCATCGGTAAAACCCAAATAGG GATTCAACTTGCGGTAAATGTTCAGATTCCACTAGACTATGGTGGTCTAGGTGGGAAGGCAATATACATTG ACACCGAGGGAAGCTTTATGGTTGAACGTGTTCTACAAATTGCGGAAGCATGCATAGAAGACATGTCCGAATATAGCCACCACTTTCACAAAGATAATCAAGCTTATGGAGTTAAAATGCACCCGAATAGTATCTTggaaaatatattctattttcgTGTTTGCAGCTATACTGAACAAATTGCTTTGGTGAATTACTTGGACAAATTCGTCACGGAACATAAAGAT GTAAAGATCATCATTATCGACAGTGTTACTTTCCATTTCCGCCAAGACTTTGACGACATGGCTCTCCGAACTCGATTACTCGGTGAAATGTCTTTAAAGTTGATGAAGCTTGCAAGAAACTTTTCTTTGGCG GTTGTTATGTTAAATCAAGTTACAATCAAGCATATTGAAGGTTCATTTCAATTGACCCTTGCACTAG GTGATAGCTGGTCGCATTCTTGCACAAACCGGATCATCTTATATTGGAATGGCGATGAAAGACATGCATATATTGACAAGTCTCCTTCTCTTAAATCAGCTTCAGCACCATATTCTGTGACTTCTAGGGGGATACGTAATTGTAATTCTACTTCCAACAGTAAAAGAATCAAGACAGTGTAA
- the LOC131606416 gene encoding DNA repair protein RAD51 homolog 3-like isoform X2, translating into MDQVGVTLILLMVSIDGGQTAWDMLNEERFSSLITTSCVDLDNILGGGISCKEVTEIGGVPGIGKTQIGIQLAVNVQIPLDYGGLGGKAIYIDTEGSFMVERVLQIAEACIEDMSEYSHHFHKDNQAYGVKMHPNSILENIFYFRVCSYTEQIALVNYLDKFVTEHKDVKIIIIDSVTFHFRQDFDDMALRTRLLGEMSLKLMKLARNFSLAVVMLNQVTIKHIEGSFQLTLALGDSWSHSCTNRIILYWNGDERHAYIDKSPSLKSASAPYSVTSRGIRNCNSTSNSKRIKTV; encoded by the exons atGGATCAAGTGGGAGTAACACTAATATTATTGATGGTAAGTATTGATG GTGGTCAGACTGCTTGGGATATGCTCAATGAGGAGAGATTTTCTTCTCTCATTACCACTTCTTGTGTTGATCTAGATAACATACTTGGCGGAGGAATTAGTTGCAAAGAAGTTACTGAAATAG GTGGAGTCCCGGGCATCGGTAAAACCCAAATAGG GATTCAACTTGCGGTAAATGTTCAGATTCCACTAGACTATGGTGGTCTAGGTGGGAAGGCAATATACATTG ACACCGAGGGAAGCTTTATGGTTGAACGTGTTCTACAAATTGCGGAAGCATGCATAGAAGACATGTCCGAATATAGCCACCACTTTCACAAAGATAATCAAGCTTATGGAGTTAAAATGCACCCGAATAGTATCTTggaaaatatattctattttcgTGTTTGCAGCTATACTGAACAAATTGCTTTGGTGAATTACTTGGACAAATTCGTCACGGAACATAAAGAT GTAAAGATCATCATTATCGACAGTGTTACTTTCCATTTCCGCCAAGACTTTGACGACATGGCTCTCCGAACTCGATTACTCGGTGAAATGTCTTTAAAGTTGATGAAGCTTGCAAGAAACTTTTCTTTGGCG GTTGTTATGTTAAATCAAGTTACAATCAAGCATATTGAAGGTTCATTTCAATTGACCCTTGCACTAG GTGATAGCTGGTCGCATTCTTGCACAAACCGGATCATCTTATATTGGAATGGCGATGAAAGACATGCATATATTGACAAGTCTCCTTCTCTTAAATCAGCTTCAGCACCATATTCTGTGACTTCTAGGGGGATACGTAATTGTAATTCTACTTCCAACAGTAAAAGAATCAAGACAGTGTAA